One part of the Tindallia californiensis genome encodes these proteins:
- the rsmA gene encoding 16S rRNA (adenine(1518)-N(6)/adenine(1519)-N(6))-dimethyltransferase RsmA has translation MTPMEKIRKLRESGSFHFTKSLGQNFLTDENILDKLVQAAGITPKDAVIEIGPGAGIVTEKLLQAAGPVLAVEIDKALIPFLQETLQPYPNFTLWHQDVLKAPLGQWIQENSPDQPVKIVANLPYYVTTPIVMKLLEENLPIHSMVLMVQKEVALRMAAKPGTKDYGALSVAVQLYCQVEKAFDVSPNVFIPKPKVGSAVVKLTIHEKPPVQLDHPELFFTLVKAAFGQRRKTLSNALSHLRPKEEKQEIVQVLEAASIDPVRRGETLNIQEFANLSQLWQKQFFHDTMEAHKKVGKGGAEMINQERLSNLLKELVEIDSPSQREGAVAKVIREKLENLGFEVKEDDAGKKLDGEVGNLIATLKGTTKGDTIGFSAHMDTVQPGEGIKAIVEDGIMKSAGDTILGSDDKAGIAAFLEAVQTIQENHIAHGDIQAIFTIWEEGGLNGSKNMDYSLVKADKVFVMDSGGPIGSIINQGPAQDKIAATFKGKAAHAGAEPEAGISAIQIAARAIDNMKLLRIDEETTANIGNIQGGGATNIVPDKVVINAEARSLKDDKLEAQTKSMVEAMEKAAKDFGGEVEMDIKRLYTAFKLEESDPMITVLKEVFTEMGLEPVIMPSGGGSDTNHFNANGLKAVNLSVGMNKVHTVDEFIKIEDLANGARMVLEIIKKYA, from the coding sequence ATGACACCCATGGAAAAAATTCGAAAACTAAGAGAAAGCGGTAGCTTTCACTTTACTAAAAGCCTGGGCCAAAATTTTCTGACGGATGAAAACATCCTGGATAAATTGGTTCAGGCAGCCGGCATTACCCCAAAGGATGCGGTGATTGAAATTGGACCAGGGGCCGGAATTGTCACCGAAAAACTATTACAGGCAGCCGGGCCGGTGCTGGCCGTAGAAATTGATAAAGCCCTGATTCCTTTTTTACAGGAAACCTTACAGCCTTATCCTAATTTCACCCTATGGCATCAGGACGTGTTGAAAGCCCCTTTAGGTCAATGGATTCAAGAAAATTCACCGGATCAGCCGGTAAAAATAGTTGCCAATCTGCCCTATTACGTCACCACGCCGATTGTGATGAAACTCTTGGAAGAAAATCTTCCGATTCACAGCATGGTTTTAATGGTGCAAAAGGAAGTAGCATTACGAATGGCGGCAAAACCAGGCACCAAAGATTATGGAGCCCTTTCCGTAGCCGTTCAGCTATATTGTCAGGTTGAAAAAGCCTTTGACGTTTCGCCGAATGTATTTATTCCAAAGCCTAAGGTAGGATCCGCCGTGGTCAAACTAACCATTCATGAAAAACCACCGGTTCAACTGGATCATCCGGAGCTGTTTTTCACCTTAGTGAAGGCGGCTTTTGGACAGCGTCGAAAAACCCTTTCCAACGCCTTATCCCATCTACGACCAAAAGAAGAAAAACAAGAGATAGTACAAGTCTTAGAAGCCGCATCAATTGATCCGGTCCGCCGAGGAGAGACGCTGAATATTCAGGAATTTGCCAATCTTTCCCAATTGTGGCAGAAACAGTTTTTTCATGATACAATGGAGGCACACAAAAAAGTCGGAAAGGGTGGAGCGGAAATGATCAATCAGGAACGTCTGAGCAATCTCTTAAAAGAACTGGTAGAAATTGACAGCCCGTCACAGCGGGAAGGTGCTGTGGCAAAAGTGATCCGGGAAAAATTGGAGAACTTAGGGTTTGAAGTCAAAGAAGATGATGCGGGTAAAAAACTGGACGGAGAAGTAGGTAACTTAATAGCGACCCTGAAAGGAACCACCAAAGGAGATACCATCGGATTCAGTGCTCATATGGACACAGTTCAGCCAGGCGAAGGCATTAAAGCCATTGTAGAAGATGGTATTATGAAAAGTGCTGGCGACACCATTCTTGGCAGTGATGATAAAGCAGGAATCGCTGCTTTTCTGGAAGCGGTTCAAACCATACAGGAAAACCATATTGCCCATGGAGATATTCAAGCTATCTTCACCATTTGGGAAGAAGGCGGACTAAACGGATCAAAAAATATGGACTACAGCCTTGTCAAAGCCGATAAAGTGTTTGTAATGGATAGTGGCGGACCTATTGGCAGCATTATTAATCAGGGACCGGCCCAGGATAAAATTGCAGCCACTTTTAAAGGAAAAGCCGCTCATGCCGGAGCCGAGCCGGAAGCTGGCATCAGTGCTATTCAAATAGCCGCAAGAGCGATTGACAATATGAAACTTCTGAGAATCGATGAAGAAACAACGGCTAACATTGGCAACATTCAGGGAGGCGGAGCCACCAACATTGTTCCTGACAAAGTGGTGATTAATGCTGAAGCACGAAGCCTCAAAGATGATAAACTGGAAGCCCAGACAAAGAGCATGGTGGAAGCCATGGAAAAAGCCGCTAAAGACTTTGGCGGCGAAGTAGAGATGGATATTAAACGATTATACACAGCCTTTAAGCTGGAAGAATCCGATCCAATGATTACCGTATTAAAAGAAGTCTTTACGGAAATGGGTTTGGAACCGGTGATCATGCCTTCTGGTGGAGGCAGCGATACCAATCATTTCAATGCCAACGGTCTGAAAGCCGTAAACTTAAGCGTTGGAATGAATAAAGTACACACCGTTGACGAATTCATTAAAATCGAAGACTTAGCCAATGGCGCCAGAATGGTTTTAGAGATTATCAAGAAATACGCATAA
- a CDS encoding 3D domain-containing protein, protein MKELKWMLIPLLITMMVTTAFVHPDKREVTIKAGEQTLVVESRKHTVEEVLAEANIQISSQKQVSPALEEKTTNGMTIKVKDVFPVTLEVDGEKHRIYTAEPHVKALLDQVEVVLEKDDRIHPAPMNRLKPEMEIRITRVNTEPDNDVEEVPYQTITKYTADLEPGETRVVQEGSPGRQILQKTLVYHDGTLSGFTVDERHVLEEAQDKIIEKGKENVLITDSGELLHYKKVYTMEATAYDAGYHSTGKHPGHPQYGITRSGTRVRPGVVAVDPNVIPLGTKLYVESVNGGSNYGISSAEDTGGAIKGKRIDLYYESRSEALRFGRQPVKVYVLE, encoded by the coding sequence ATGAAAGAATTAAAATGGATGCTGATACCATTACTGATTACAATGATGGTAACAACGGCTTTTGTGCATCCGGATAAGAGAGAAGTTACTATTAAGGCGGGCGAACAGACGTTAGTGGTTGAGAGTCGGAAACATACGGTGGAAGAGGTACTGGCAGAAGCCAATATTCAAATCAGCTCCCAAAAACAAGTAAGCCCAGCTTTAGAAGAAAAAACAACCAATGGAATGACCATAAAAGTAAAAGATGTTTTTCCTGTTACTTTGGAAGTAGATGGCGAGAAACATCGTATTTATACCGCCGAACCTCATGTGAAAGCCCTGTTAGATCAGGTAGAAGTCGTTTTAGAAAAAGATGACCGGATACACCCGGCACCGATGAACAGGCTAAAACCAGAAATGGAAATTCGCATCACCCGAGTAAACACCGAGCCAGACAACGATGTAGAAGAAGTCCCTTACCAGACAATTACCAAATACACAGCGGATCTGGAACCGGGCGAAACCAGAGTAGTGCAGGAAGGAAGTCCCGGACGTCAGATCCTTCAGAAAACCTTGGTTTATCATGATGGCACCCTCAGTGGTTTTACCGTAGATGAAAGGCATGTTTTAGAAGAAGCACAGGACAAAATCATTGAAAAAGGCAAAGAAAATGTGCTCATCACCGATTCCGGTGAACTGCTGCATTACAAAAAAGTGTATACGATGGAAGCTACCGCCTACGATGCCGGTTATCATAGTACCGGTAAGCATCCTGGCCATCCTCAATACGGGATTACCAGAAGCGGCACCCGGGTGCGTCCGGGAGTAGTGGCGGTGGATCCGAATGTGATACCGCTGGGAACAAAGCTATATGTAGAATCCGTTAACGGAGGCAGTAATTATGGCATTTCCAGCGCCGAAGATACGGGAGGCGCTATCAAAGGAAAAAGAATTGACTTGTATTACGAAAGTCGCTCCGAAGCCTTGCGTTTTGGAAGGCAACCGGTTAAAGTATATGTACTGGAGTAA
- a CDS encoding HD-GYP domain-containing protein: MSNPIKEPKESYRTLQHLDELKPGMVIAEDVFNKNGHVLIAAGFVVDDVAKLKQFLTLHKVEQVRIRLHSTKYPVKAKKPEQEPVIPAETQPLDLTAREEARLQKKRQMETKAFQDRYQEQKETIKTDFQRMVKGEEVSKDRLEAQVIKILKSYDGTVNVFQLIETIKKDYRDLYAHYYQVTIISHSIGTWLELTSPQMKNLTLSALLHDLGKEQLSSELILAQNKLSADEELEYQKHVVIGYELAKHYDFINYDMLQAILLHHERSDGSGYPLGLKQEKIPILARIIAIADVYNTLTSPNSKGEKKTPFEAVKIMESEYMDQLDTRILYIFLNRIGNCFLGQMVRLSDGRTGEVIFVPRVYVYRPIIKLKPTNQLVDLSHPDHRKLSIKAFAET, from the coding sequence ATGAGTAACCCCATCAAAGAACCGAAGGAAAGTTATCGAACGTTACAACATCTTGACGAGTTAAAACCGGGCATGGTAATAGCGGAAGACGTTTTTAATAAAAATGGCCATGTGCTAATTGCCGCTGGCTTTGTAGTAGATGATGTGGCAAAGTTAAAACAATTTCTGACCTTACATAAAGTGGAACAGGTCAGAATTAGGCTACATTCTACAAAATACCCCGTAAAAGCTAAAAAACCAGAGCAGGAACCGGTTATTCCCGCTGAAACCCAGCCACTGGACCTTACAGCACGGGAAGAAGCCCGGCTTCAGAAAAAAAGGCAAATGGAAACAAAAGCCTTTCAGGACCGGTATCAGGAGCAAAAAGAAACCATTAAAACAGATTTTCAGCGTATGGTAAAGGGAGAAGAAGTTTCGAAGGATCGGCTGGAAGCACAGGTGATCAAAATCCTGAAAAGCTACGACGGAACCGTCAACGTTTTTCAATTAATCGAAACCATTAAAAAAGACTATCGAGATCTTTATGCCCATTATTATCAGGTAACCATTATTAGTCATTCTATTGGAACCTGGCTGGAATTAACTTCGCCACAGATGAAAAACCTTACCTTAAGCGCATTGCTCCACGATTTAGGAAAAGAACAGCTCTCCTCAGAACTTATTCTGGCGCAAAACAAACTTTCAGCCGATGAAGAACTGGAATATCAAAAACATGTGGTCATTGGGTATGAGCTGGCAAAACATTATGATTTTATTAATTACGATATGCTGCAGGCCATTCTATTACACCATGAACGAAGCGATGGAAGCGGATATCCATTAGGCCTGAAACAGGAAAAAATTCCGATACTGGCAAGAATCATTGCCATCGCTGATGTTTATAACACCCTGACTTCTCCGAACAGTAAAGGAGAAAAGAAAACACCCTTTGAAGCCGTTAAAATTATGGAAAGTGAGTATATGGATCAATTAGACACGAGGATTCTGTATATCTTCCTTAATCGCATCGGAAACTGTTTTCTGGGGCAAATGGTCCGTTTAAGTGATGGTCGGACAGGCGAAGTCATCTTTGTTCCCCGGGTGTATGTCTATCGCCCGATTATTAAGCTAAAACCGACAAACCAACTGGTTGATCTGAGTCATCCGGATCATCGAAAACTATCCATCAAAGCTTTCGCCGAAACCTAA
- a CDS encoding nitrilase-related carbon-nitrogen hydrolase: MKSQYQIAAIQMKSVMKETKHNLDKAIDLIEKAARDGAELICLPELFYQGYHLTQQEFFQTAEYPDGVMYQELAKVAKEKQLHIVAPYAEKTHMPGVIYNSAILVNDQGQLQGNMRKVYLWGEESTKFRAGDHYPVYETPLGKIGIMICYDIEFPEPPRIQALKGAELILAPSVWSLTGEPRWDIDLPAAALYNGLFTMGVNTIDNGACGKSKVVNPKGIVVNEAPKDKETILITDINRKDIYQARADIPYLKDFREDTFSMEAIHRY; this comes from the coding sequence ATGAAAAGCCAGTATCAAATAGCGGCAATTCAGATGAAATCTGTCATGAAAGAGACAAAGCATAATCTGGATAAGGCGATTGATCTGATAGAAAAAGCAGCGAGAGATGGTGCGGAACTGATCTGTTTGCCAGAACTGTTTTATCAGGGATATCATCTCACCCAACAGGAATTTTTTCAGACGGCCGAATATCCTGACGGAGTCATGTACCAGGAACTGGCAAAGGTAGCAAAAGAAAAACAACTTCACATTGTAGCTCCCTACGCAGAAAAAACCCATATGCCCGGCGTCATTTATAATTCCGCTATCCTGGTTAACGATCAAGGACAGTTGCAGGGAAATATGAGAAAAGTATACTTATGGGGGGAAGAATCAACGAAGTTCCGAGCTGGTGATCATTACCCAGTGTATGAAACACCTTTAGGAAAGATTGGCATTATGATTTGTTATGATATTGAATTTCCAGAGCCGCCACGTATTCAAGCCTTGAAAGGAGCAGAACTTATTCTGGCCCCTTCTGTATGGAGTTTGACCGGTGAACCACGATGGGACATCGATCTACCGGCAGCCGCTCTTTACAATGGCCTTTTTACGATGGGCGTTAACACCATTGATAATGGTGCTTGTGGGAAAAGCAAAGTGGTTAATCCAAAAGGCATTGTGGTTAATGAAGCACCAAAAGATAAAGAAACCATCCTGATAACCGACATCAATCGGAAGGATATTTATCAAGCAAGAGCCGACATTCCCTATCTAAAAGACTTTCGGGAAGATACGTTTAGCATGGAAGCCATCCACCGGTATTAA
- a CDS encoding sodium/proline symporter: MEQALPMIQFFLILYLLMLVGIGYVASKRMKGLEDYVLAGRGIGSYVMAFTFSATGMSGWLGLGLAGYVYRSGFEGVWTMVPSATVGIFLSFALVSKMVRKYSENVGAITIPDVLEARYYDKSRILRIISALIILAAAIAYVNGQLVAFGVTFEAVLGWNYSTTIVLAAIMFVAWTMLGGLLAICWTDFIQGILMVLGTAMAGAFAIALSGGIGELSMGAAEIAKTDPDFIISPFATMPAIIYGISLFMGDGIFSWIGQPTLMVRYMAAKDAKTLNLSGLMAVFIQSILFGGTFLAALYMRTQFPEASGLPMAGNTETVLIQFFTTMTHPIFAGIFIGSILAAIMSTADSMLIMGSSTLVNDFYIKIFKPDLDKRKALYYGRVATLVLGVLGVLLSLRGGSVLIISWFGWNTLGLFGGPVLLGLYWPRATREGAIAGLSTGFILLVLWSFLGLEGTTNIFQAFPAALATYVVTYIVSLMTPAPPEEIQEGVRALRRKKAS, encoded by the coding sequence ATGGAACAAGCATTGCCGATGATTCAGTTTTTTTTAATACTCTATTTACTGATGCTGGTAGGTATTGGATACGTGGCATCGAAAAGAATGAAAGGGTTAGAAGATTACGTACTGGCAGGAAGAGGCATTGGATCCTATGTCATGGCCTTTACATTTAGCGCTACAGGAATGAGCGGTTGGCTAGGTTTAGGCTTGGCAGGATATGTATATCGTTCCGGGTTTGAAGGTGTCTGGACGATGGTGCCCAGCGCAACGGTAGGGATTTTTCTAAGTTTTGCCTTAGTCAGTAAAATGGTCCGGAAATACTCGGAAAACGTAGGAGCGATTACCATACCGGATGTTTTAGAAGCCCGTTATTACGATAAAAGCCGGATATTACGCATTATTTCAGCGTTGATTATACTGGCGGCCGCCATTGCTTACGTGAATGGTCAATTGGTAGCTTTTGGCGTTACCTTTGAAGCTGTTTTAGGTTGGAATTATTCCACTACCATCGTACTGGCTGCTATTATGTTTGTCGCCTGGACCATGTTGGGTGGATTGTTAGCCATCTGCTGGACCGATTTTATCCAAGGAATCTTAATGGTGTTAGGGACTGCAATGGCAGGAGCCTTTGCCATCGCTCTATCTGGGGGGATAGGAGAATTATCGATGGGTGCGGCTGAAATCGCCAAAACAGACCCTGATTTCATTATATCACCTTTTGCAACCATGCCGGCCATCATTTATGGAATTTCTCTATTTATGGGGGATGGAATTTTTAGTTGGATCGGTCAGCCAACACTGATGGTTCGATACATGGCTGCCAAAGATGCGAAAACCCTTAACTTGTCCGGATTAATGGCTGTGTTTATCCAATCCATCCTTTTTGGTGGTACGTTTCTGGCCGCTCTTTATATGAGAACTCAGTTTCCTGAGGCATCTGGTCTGCCAATGGCCGGAAATACAGAAACCGTATTGATCCAGTTCTTTACGACCATGACGCACCCTATTTTTGCCGGTATTTTTATCGGGAGTATTTTAGCGGCGATTATGTCCACCGCCGATTCAATGCTTATTATGGGAAGTTCTACCTTAGTAAATGATTTCTATATAAAAATTTTCAAACCGGATCTGGATAAACGAAAAGCCCTTTACTATGGAAGGGTAGCAACCTTGGTGCTTGGAGTGCTAGGGGTACTGTTAAGTCTTCGCGGGGGTTCTGTATTAATTATTTCCTGGTTTGGATGGAATACCCTCGGTCTCTTTGGAGGCCCGGTGTTGTTGGGTCTTTACTGGCCAAGGGCCACCAGAGAAGGAGCTATTGCCGGCTTGTCCACCGGATTTATCCTGCTGGTACTATGGTCTTTCCTTGGCCTTGAAGGTACCACCAATATATTCCAGGCCTTCCCGGCAGCTCTAGCCACCTATGTGGTTACCTACATTGTCAGTTTAATGACACCGGCACCGCCGGAAGAAATACAAGAAGGCGTTCGAGCTCTCAGAAGAAAGAAGGCATCATAA
- a CDS encoding sodium/proline symporter — MDFNYMVTGFLFVYFISLLITGIFAYRSMTNLEEFVLAGRRLKSMPLALTVSSTGMSGWLALGFAGYTYEAGFQSLWILVPSATIGIIICYALIAKKVRRYSERIGALTATELLRKRFYDTGNTLNLAVSLTICIASVAYISGQLLATGKILNLVFGWNFQLAIVAAAVIMITYSVMGGFYAVCWTDFIQGILMIVGSLVTGGLAIVYAGGLGQLSEKAAVVSHSYPDFVITPFASFSVVVMGVSMFIGDGIFNWIGQPTLMSRYMAAQNTRVFGKAAILTITIQLVLFIGVFLAAVYMRTQFPDPALLPYSGDTETVLIQFFFTTSHPVFVGIFIGAIMASIMSTADSLLIMATSVVVNDIYSYYRPRATQQHLVLVSRILILWLGLIAILISLNSGSVLWSSWFGWTALGIVGMPLIIGLYWDKASKEGAIAGITSGFAVLVIWNLWSLTERWNVFQALPACGIALLATWLVSLITSNPPPHVMKDVQELKEHKKFSKEVEVHS, encoded by the coding sequence ATGGATTTTAATTATATGGTCACCGGTTTCCTCTTTGTATACTTTATTTCCTTATTGATCACCGGTATTTTTGCCTACCGGAGCATGACGAATCTGGAAGAATTTGTACTGGCCGGCAGAAGACTAAAGTCCATGCCTTTAGCCCTTACGGTAAGTTCAACAGGAATGAGTGGCTGGCTGGCACTTGGGTTTGCCGGTTATACGTATGAAGCAGGGTTTCAGAGCCTCTGGATTCTCGTACCGAGTGCTACGATCGGCATTATCATTTGCTACGCCCTTATTGCTAAAAAAGTACGACGATATTCTGAAAGAATAGGAGCGTTAACAGCAACAGAGCTCTTGCGAAAACGTTTTTACGATACAGGAAACACCTTAAACCTTGCCGTTTCCCTGACCATATGCATTGCTTCTGTTGCATATATCAGCGGACAATTGTTAGCAACTGGCAAAATACTGAACCTGGTTTTTGGCTGGAATTTTCAGTTAGCCATTGTAGCCGCAGCCGTTATTATGATTACGTATTCCGTCATGGGAGGATTTTATGCCGTTTGCTGGACTGATTTTATCCAGGGAATTCTGATGATTGTCGGCAGCTTGGTTACCGGTGGGTTGGCCATTGTTTATGCTGGCGGACTGGGGCAATTGTCCGAAAAAGCGGCCGTTGTCAGTCACAGCTATCCAGACTTTGTTATCACCCCCTTTGCCAGCTTTTCCGTAGTGGTGATGGGCGTCAGCATGTTTATTGGAGACGGTATTTTTAACTGGATAGGACAACCAACCTTAATGAGCCGATACATGGCAGCACAGAACACCAGGGTTTTTGGCAAAGCAGCCATATTAACCATTACGATCCAACTAGTGTTATTTATCGGCGTGTTTTTGGCCGCTGTGTATATGCGTACCCAGTTTCCCGACCCGGCCTTGCTTCCATATAGTGGCGATACAGAAACCGTGCTGATTCAATTCTTTTTTACCACTTCGCATCCCGTTTTTGTCGGCATTTTCATTGGAGCGATTATGGCTTCCATTATGTCTACGGCAGACTCTTTACTCATTATGGCCACCTCAGTGGTGGTGAATGATATCTATAGCTATTATCGTCCTCGGGCTACTCAACAGCATTTAGTGCTGGTGAGTAGAATATTGATTCTATGGTTGGGACTAATCGCTATTCTGATCTCCTTAAACAGCGGTTCTGTCCTATGGAGTTCCTGGTTTGGATGGACGGCTCTCGGTATTGTAGGGATGCCTCTCATCATAGGCCTTTACTGGGATAAAGCATCAAAGGAAGGGGCTATTGCCGGAATTACCAGCGGTTTTGCTGTATTGGTGATTTGGAACCTATGGAGCTTAACAGAAAGATGGAACGTTTTTCAGGCGCTGCCAGCCTGTGGCATTGCGCTGCTGGCAACCTGGCTGGTTAGCTTAATCACTTCCAATCCTCCACCTCATGTAATGAAAGATGTTCAGGAACTGAAGGAACATAAAAAATTCAGCAAAGAAGTGGAGGTTCATTCATAA
- a CDS encoding sigma-54-dependent transcriptional regulator translates to MQRLLVIEDEGHLREVLIYLLEEEGYLVDGVKDGIEGENRILSMAYDLVITDIKLPGKDGLSLLELKEKHHLNTAFVLITSYGSVESAVEAIKMGAEEYVTKPFRNDDLIRIVNRIMKYRQMERENKVYRQALEEKYKFSENVIGKSKAMRNVFDIIEKVASYDASVLISGDSGTGKEMIARALHFNSPRHKHHFVPINCAAIPENLLESEFFGYAKGAFTGAVGEKTGLFQQAEGGTILLDEISEMSHSLQVKLLRVLQDKEVRKVGALETSVVDVRILAATNKQLKEEVEKGNFREDLYYRLNVVNIDLPSLQQRKEDIPLLIDHFIDKYNQRYQRRVKGVNREVMTALLQYSWPGNVRELEHIIESALTLCEGEWIDLRHIQDKIQIQSNEIDIMIPQEERNLKRTLEKAKIKIEKEMIRRALEETDQNRTEAARLLGISHRSLMYKISDYEI, encoded by the coding sequence ATGCAACGATTACTGGTTATCGAAGATGAAGGGCATCTAAGGGAAGTATTAATCTATCTCTTGGAAGAGGAAGGATACCTGGTAGATGGCGTGAAGGATGGAATAGAAGGAGAAAACCGAATTTTGTCGATGGCTTATGACCTTGTCATTACAGACATCAAACTTCCTGGAAAGGATGGTTTATCCTTATTGGAACTTAAGGAAAAACACCATCTTAATACAGCCTTTGTCTTAATTACCTCTTATGGCAGCGTGGAATCAGCCGTGGAAGCCATTAAGATGGGCGCCGAAGAATATGTGACAAAACCTTTTCGAAACGATGATTTGATTCGCATAGTGAATCGAATCATGAAATATCGGCAAATGGAACGAGAAAACAAGGTGTATCGCCAAGCTTTAGAAGAAAAATATAAGTTTTCTGAGAATGTTATCGGGAAAAGCAAAGCGATGAGAAATGTCTTTGATATTATTGAGAAAGTAGCTTCTTATGATGCTTCTGTGCTAATTAGTGGTGATAGTGGCACAGGAAAGGAAATGATCGCCAGAGCATTACACTTTAATAGTCCGCGGCATAAGCATCACTTTGTTCCCATTAACTGTGCTGCGATTCCGGAAAATCTTCTGGAATCAGAGTTTTTTGGCTATGCGAAAGGAGCCTTTACCGGTGCTGTTGGGGAAAAAACGGGTTTGTTTCAACAGGCAGAAGGTGGCACGATCCTTCTGGATGAAATAAGTGAAATGAGTCATTCTTTACAGGTAAAACTTTTGAGAGTGCTGCAGGATAAAGAAGTACGGAAAGTAGGGGCTTTGGAGACATCGGTGGTGGACGTACGGATTTTGGCTGCAACGAATAAGCAGTTAAAAGAAGAAGTAGAGAAAGGAAACTTCCGGGAAGACCTTTATTATCGCCTGAACGTGGTCAATATTGACTTACCATCCCTGCAACAGAGAAAAGAAGACATTCCCTTGTTGATAGATCATTTTATTGATAAATATAATCAACGGTATCAAAGAAGGGTGAAAGGCGTTAATAGGGAAGTAATGACAGCGTTGCTTCAATACTCATGGCCTGGAAACGTACGAGAACTGGAGCATATCATCGAAAGTGCCCTGACCCTATGTGAAGGAGAATGGATTGATCTGCGTCATATACAAGATAAAATTCAGATACAAAGCAATGAAATAGATATCATGATTCCCCAGGAAGAAAGAAACTTAAAAAGGACCTTGGAAAAAGCAAAAATAAAAATTGAAAAAGAAATGATCAGACGAGCACTGGAAGAAACGGATCAAAACCGTACAGAAGCGGCACGTTTATTAGGGATCAGTCATCGTTCCCTGATGTACAAAATCAGCGACTATGAAATCTGA
- a CDS encoding sensor histidine kinase, with product MNEQKILKRLRNKIFALIMGMLILPIMMIILLIYQNINYNAMIKEGLGQDIEEKAYRISSNVIQDMKDGFLELDNASQEDYDRIIGRHYRETLYLLHKNGKILYTNDQQTEPLLQEKEAIIQWIREIEDTSPKQVSGHKEYDAYGQYGRQMMMGYAVVNSNRETDPEGVVLLFTQTARLLPDENVYRAMFFITIFIGGGILVKVLMKFSEVILNQFIRVNQNLQSASAEAEHIRKKLIISEKLAAMGRVTSGIAHEIGNPLASISSMCQVLKRPKLPTEKRQEYVEKIKQDADRIDGIIKEFLYFSGNKPLENHPLDINEVVKQSIKTIPEKRKNAQVTIYEDYGTNLPRISGDATKLEMVFANIFLNAFQVIEAEGSIFVRTMKKQSTVQIGIRDTGKGIEDKDIDHIFDPFYTTKPVGKGSGLGLYICQQIIEAHQGSIKVKTEEQAGTEFIIRLPIGEA from the coding sequence ATGAACGAACAAAAGATTCTTAAAAGGCTTCGCAATAAAATATTTGCTCTGATTATGGGAATGCTGATACTTCCTATCATGATGATTATTCTTCTGATTTACCAAAACATCAATTATAATGCCATGATTAAGGAAGGGCTTGGACAAGATATAGAAGAAAAGGCTTACAGAATTTCTTCAAATGTCATCCAAGATATGAAAGATGGTTTCCTAGAGCTGGATAATGCCTCTCAGGAAGATTATGACAGAATCATTGGTCGTCATTACCGTGAAACACTGTATCTTCTTCATAAAAACGGCAAAATCCTTTATACAAACGATCAGCAGACAGAACCACTTTTGCAGGAAAAAGAAGCAATTATTCAGTGGATAAGAGAAATAGAGGACACTTCTCCAAAACAGGTATCCGGCCATAAAGAATATGATGCTTACGGGCAGTATGGCCGTCAGATGATGATGGGGTATGCTGTGGTTAACAGTAACCGGGAAACAGACCCGGAAGGAGTGGTACTTCTTTTTACGCAAACGGCTCGACTCCTGCCGGATGAAAACGTTTACCGGGCGATGTTTTTCATCACCATTTTTATAGGAGGAGGCATTCTTGTAAAAGTGCTGATGAAGTTTTCAGAAGTGATTCTTAATCAATTTATTCGGGTGAATCAGAACCTACAGTCTGCTTCAGCAGAAGCAGAGCATATCCGCAAAAAACTGATTATTTCCGAAAAATTAGCCGCCATGGGAAGGGTCACTTCGGGCATTGCTCATGAAATAGGAAATCCGCTGGCATCCATTTCCAGTATGTGCCAAGTTTTGAAACGACCGAAGCTTCCGACAGAAAAAAGACAGGAATATGTGGAAAAGATCAAACAGGATGCGGATCGGATTGATGGGATTATTAAAGAATTTCTCTATTTTTCAGGAAACAAGCCTCTTGAAAATCATCCACTGGATATAAACGAAGTGGTAAAACAATCGATCAAAACCATTCCGGAGAAAAGAAAAAATGCCCAGGTCACTATTTATGAAGACTATGGCACCAACCTACCAAGGATTTCTGGGGATGCAACCAAGCTGGAAATGGTATTTGCCAATATCTTCTTAAATGCGTTTCAGGTCATCGAAGCAGAAGGCAGTATCTTTGTACGAACAATGAAAAAGCAAAGCACCGTGCAGATCGGTATTCGAGATACAGGAAAAGGGATTGAAGACAAGGATATCGACCATATTTTTGACCCGTTTTACACGACCAAACCTGTAGGAAAAGGATCTGGGCTGGGACTTTATATCTGCCAACAGATTATCGAGGCTCATCAAGGAAGCATTAAAGTGAAAACCGAAGAACAGGCTGGAACCGAGTTTATCATTCGTTTACCCATAGGAGAGGCATAG